In Micromonospora purpureochromogenes, a single window of DNA contains:
- a CDS encoding AraC family transcriptional regulator, giving the protein MLERLNEAMAHIERHLDQRIEVADLARIALTSEYHFRRMFSALAGMPLSEYVRRRRLTVAAAEVTAGERTLLDIAVRHGYGSTEAFTRAFRALHGVGPGEARRTGAALRSQQRLSFRLVVEGSGSMRYRVVEKPEFRLVGRRARVPLVQQGMNPAIVEFIRGIPKETVARIAALSDLEPAGIVNVSDKVAEDRAEGSELDYWHGVVTAAEAPADLDAATVPAGTWAVFETSGEFPAAVQELWRDVFTQWFPSNAYRSRPGPEISRNRLSADGTHVDAELWIPVERAAA; this is encoded by the coding sequence GTGCTGGAGCGGCTGAACGAGGCGATGGCCCACATCGAGCGGCACCTCGACCAGCGGATCGAGGTCGCCGACCTGGCGCGGATCGCGCTGACGTCGGAGTACCACTTCCGGCGGATGTTCTCCGCGCTGGCCGGGATGCCGCTGTCCGAGTACGTCCGCCGCCGCCGGCTCACGGTGGCGGCGGCCGAGGTGACGGCCGGCGAGCGGACGCTGCTCGACATCGCGGTCCGCCACGGGTACGGCTCGACCGAGGCGTTCACCCGGGCGTTCCGCGCGCTGCACGGGGTCGGGCCCGGCGAGGCCCGGCGGACCGGTGCGGCGCTCCGCTCCCAGCAGCGGTTGTCCTTCCGCCTCGTCGTCGAAGGGAGTGGCAGCATGCGCTATCGCGTGGTGGAGAAGCCGGAGTTCCGGCTGGTGGGCCGGCGGGCCCGGGTGCCCCTGGTGCAGCAGGGGATGAACCCGGCGATCGTGGAGTTCATCCGGGGCATCCCGAAGGAGACCGTCGCGCGGATCGCGGCCCTGTCGGACCTGGAGCCGGCCGGGATCGTCAATGTCAGCGACAAGGTGGCCGAAGATCGGGCCGAGGGCAGCGAGCTGGACTACTGGCACGGGGTGGTCACCGCCGCAGAGGCCCCGGCCGACCTGGACGCGGCGACCGTGCCGGCGGGGACGTGGGCGGTCTTCGAGACCTCCGGCGAGTTCCCGGCCGCCGTGCAGGAGTTGTGGCGGGACGTGTTCACCCAGTGGTTCCCGTCGAACGCCTACCGCAGCCGCCCCGGGCCGGAGATCTCCCGCAACCGGCTCTCGGCGGACGGCACGCACGTGGACGCCGAGCTGTGGATCCCGGTGGAGCGGGCCGCGGCCTAG
- a CDS encoding site-2 protease family protein, translating into MRASFRLGRIAGVPVGVNWSVLVIFLLIAWGLAANQFPRAYPGRSTAAYVLAGLAAAVVFFLGLLAHEISHAVVAKRNGLQVEGITLWLFGGVAELRGEAKNPGAELRIAGVGPLVSLLLGLFFGGIAVVLALAGQRGLLLGSLAWLAGINVLLAIFNVLPAAPLDGGRLLRAAVWKATGDRTKASVVAARAGWVLGALLIGLGLVQFLTGFGVGGLWLALIGWFLIGAAGAEERQARMGSALQGVRVSDVMTPQPQTASAEMTVADFVDHYLFAYRHSALPLTEEGRPVGLVTLDRVRGIPADRRGSTTLAEVSCRAEDLVLARPEEQLNDLLPRLSECADGRALVVTDQRLVGIVSPSDISRAVQRGSLRDQLAGSRH; encoded by the coding sequence ATGAGGGCGAGCTTCCGGCTTGGCCGGATCGCGGGGGTACCCGTCGGGGTCAACTGGAGCGTCCTGGTCATCTTCCTGCTGATCGCCTGGGGGCTGGCGGCCAACCAGTTCCCCCGGGCGTACCCGGGCCGCTCCACGGCCGCGTACGTGCTGGCCGGCCTGGCCGCCGCGGTCGTCTTCTTCCTCGGCCTGCTCGCCCACGAGATCTCGCACGCGGTCGTCGCCAAGCGCAACGGCCTGCAGGTCGAGGGGATCACGCTGTGGCTCTTCGGCGGCGTGGCGGAGCTGCGCGGCGAGGCGAAGAACCCGGGCGCGGAGCTGCGCATCGCCGGGGTCGGGCCGCTGGTGAGCCTGCTGCTCGGGCTCTTCTTCGGCGGCATCGCCGTGGTGCTCGCGCTGGCTGGGCAGCGCGGCCTGCTGCTCGGCTCGCTGGCCTGGCTGGCCGGCATCAACGTGCTGCTGGCGATCTTCAACGTGCTGCCGGCCGCGCCGCTGGACGGCGGCCGGCTGCTGCGTGCGGCGGTGTGGAAGGCCACCGGCGACCGGACGAAGGCCTCCGTGGTGGCCGCCCGGGCCGGCTGGGTCCTCGGCGCGCTGCTGATCGGTCTGGGGCTGGTGCAGTTCCTGACCGGCTTCGGCGTGGGCGGGCTCTGGCTGGCGCTGATCGGCTGGTTCCTGATCGGCGCGGCCGGCGCGGAGGAACGCCAGGCCCGGATGGGCAGCGCCCTGCAGGGGGTACGGGTCAGCGACGTGATGACCCCGCAGCCGCAGACCGCGTCGGCGGAGATGACGGTGGCCGACTTCGTCGACCACTACCTGTTCGCGTACCGGCACTCGGCGCTGCCGCTGACCGAGGAAGGCCGGCCGGTCGGCCTGGTCACCCTCGACCGGGTACGCGGCATCCCCGCCGATCGCCGGGGCAGCACCACCCTGGCCGAGGTCTCCTGCCGGGCCGAGGACCTGGTGCTCGCCCGGCCGGAGGAGCAGCTCAACGACCTGCTCCCCCGGCTCAGCGAGTGCGCCGACGGCCGGGCGCTGGTGGTCACCGACCAGCGGCTGGTCGGCATCGTCTCGCCCAGCGACATCAGCCGGGCGGTGCAGCGCGGCAGCCTGCGCGACCAGTTGGCCGGCAGCCGGCACTAG